From Hevea brasiliensis isolate MT/VB/25A 57/8 unplaced genomic scaffold, ASM3005281v1 Scaf622, whole genome shotgun sequence, one genomic window encodes:
- the LOC110647047 gene encoding pentatricopeptide repeat-containing protein At1g06710, mitochondrial — protein sequence MRKKVLTILLSHSIPSLSSNALNPIFPSTFQFRSPMFFCQNLHYNISRFISTSSRDNLQGLVDAEDPFLLDNSRVESISSEEFSFLRDSLIHPNTGEHKFDAGKCSNEAVLISHAILTNDDGFGNKTQKLLRQYREKLSESLVVEVLNLIKNPELGVKFFIWAGRQIGYSHTHSVYEALLQIIETSANSNDRIPEQFLREIKDDDKEVLGRLLNFLIRKYCQNGLWNAALEELGRLKDFGYKASRSTYNALIQVFLRAERLDTAYLVHREMSGLAYSMDGFTLGCFAHSLCKAGKWRDALALIEKEEFVADTVLYTKMISGLCEASLFEEAMDFLNRMRASSCIPNVVTYTILLCGCLRKKQLGRCKRILKIMITEGCYPSPRIFNSLIHAYCQSGDYSYAYKLLKKMVKCGYQPGYVVYNILIGGICGNEELPSMNVLELAEKAYGEMLDVGVVLNKVNVSNFTRCLCAIGKFEKAYNVICEMMSKGFIPDTSTYSKVISYLCNASKVEKAFLLFQEMKRNDITPDVYTYTILLDSFCKAGLVEQARKLLDEMQRCDCAPNVVTYTALIHAYLKVRKISSANEIFEMMLSKGCIPNIVTYTALIDGHCKAGEIEKACQIYARMKNDNVKSSDIDMYFRVVDSESKEPNVFTYGALVDGLCKAHRVKEARDLLEVMSMEGCEPNYIIYDALIDGFCKVGKLDEAQEVFTKMLGRGYTPSVYTYSSLIDRLFKDKRMDLALKVLSKMLENSCAPNVVIYTEMIDGLCKDGKTDEAYKLMLLMEEKGCHPNVVTYTAMIDGFGKACRVDKCLELLQQMCSKGCAPNFVTYRVLINHCCAAGLLDEAHRLLEEMKQTYWPKHIAIYRKVIEGFSREFIASLGLLVEMTECDSVPILPVYKILIDNFIKAGRLEVALELHAELSSFSSFSAAYRNTYFSLIKSLSLACKVDEAFKVYADMIRSGHVPELSILVHLIKGLLRVGKWEEALQLSDGICRMDIHWIQEKQAADAN from the exons ATGAGGAAGAAAGTCCTAACGATCCTTCTCTCTCATTCAATCCCTTCGCTATCCTCCAATGCACTCAATCCCATTTTCCCTTCAACCTTTCAATTTCGTTCACCCATGTTTTTCTGCCAAAATCTTCACTATAACATTTCCAGATTCATTTCTACATCTTCCCGTGACAATCTCCAAGGATTAGTAGATGCCGAGGACCCTTTTCTGCTTGACAATTCTCGGGTTGAGTCTATTTCCAGTGAAGAGTTTTCTTTTTTACGCGATTCTTTGATACACCCTAATACTGGGGAGCATAAATTTGATGCAGGTAAGTGCTCGAACGAGGCTGTTTTAATTTCGCATGCGATTTTAACAAATGATGATGGGTTTGggaacaaaacccagaaattgctTAGGCAATATAGAGAAAAATTGAGTGAATCTTTAGTAGTTGAAGTCTTGAATCTAATAAAAAACCCTGAATTGGGCGTCAAGTTTTTTATCTGGGCAGGCAGGCAAATTGGGTATAGTCACACTCATTCTGTGTACGAGGCATTGTTACAGATAATTGAAACTAGTGCTAATAGTAATGATAGAATACCAGAACAATTTCTGCGTGAAATTAAGGACGATGACAAAGAAGTGCTTGGAAGGTTGCTTAATTTTTTGATTCGCAAGTATTGTCAAAATGGTTTGTGGAATGCAGCATTGGAAGAGTTAGGCAGGCTTAAAGATTTCGGGTACAAGGCCTCAAGATCAACTTATAATGCTTTAATTCAAGTGTTTTTAAGAGCAGAACGATTAGACACAGCTTATCTGGTCCACAGGGAGATGTCGGGTTTGGCGTACAGCATGGATGGATTTACCTTGGGATGTTTTGCACATTCCCTTTGTAAAGCAGGGAAGTGGAGGGATGCATTGGCGTTAATTGAGAAAGAAGAATTTGTGGCCGATACAGTGCTTTATACTAAAATGATATCCGGGTTATGTGAAGCTTCCCTTTTTGAAGAAGCTATGGATTTTTTGAATAGGATGCGAGCAAGTTCTTGTATTCCTAATGTTGTCACATATACAATTTTGCTTTGTGGGTGCTTGAGAAAGAAACAGCTGGGTAGGTGTAAAAGAATACTAAAGATAATGATTACAGAAGGTTGCTATCCAAGTCCTAGGATATTTAATTCACTCATTCATGCTTACTGCCAATCAGGAGATTACTCTTATGCTTATAAATTGCTTAAGAAAATGGTAAAATGTGGGTACCAGCCGGGTTATGTGGTTTACAATATATTGATTGGTGGTATTTGTGGCAATGAAGAGTTGCCTAGTATGAATGTATTAGAGTTGGCGGAGAAAGCCTATGGAGAAATGCTTGATGTGGGGGTTGTATTAAATAAGGTCAATGTTAGTAATTTTACACGGTGTCTTTGTGCCATCGGAAAATTTGAGAAGGCATATAATGTTATTTGTGAAATGATGAGTAAGGGCTTTATACCTGATACTTCCACATATTCAAAAGTCATTAGTTATCTATGTAATGCATCCAAAGTAGAGAAGGCTTTTCTATTGTTTCAAGAAATGAAAAGGAATGATATCACTCCTGATGTCTATACATATACAATATTGCTTGATAGTTTTTGCAAAGCTGGTTTAGTAGAACAGGCTCGCAAATTGCTTGATGAAATGCAAAGATGTGATTGTGCCCCAAATGTGGTTACTTATACTGCTCTTATACATGCATACCTTAAAGTGAGGAAGATATCAAGTGCAAATGAGATTTTTGAGATGATGCTGTCCAAAGGTTGCATTCCTAATATTGTCACATATACAGCTTTAATTGATGGTCATTGTAAAGCTGGAGAGATTGAAAAGGCTTGCCAGATTTATGCAAGAATGAAGAATGACAATGTGAAAAGCTCAGATATCGATATGTATTTCAGGGTTGTCGATAGTGAGTCCAAAGAACCGAATGTTTTTACTTATGGAGCTTTAGTAGATGGTTTGTGCAAAGCCCACAGGGTCAAAGAGGCACGTGACTTGCTGGAAGTTATGTCAATGGAAGGTTGTGAGCCAAATTACATCATATATGATGCTCTCATAGATGGATTTTGCAAGGTTGGCAAACTAGATGAAGCACAAGAGGTTTTTACCAAAATGTTGGGGCGTGGATATACTCCAAGTGTGTACACGTACAGCTCTTTGATAGACAGGTTGTTTAAGGACAAAAGAATGGATCTTGCATTAAAAGTTTTGTCCAAAATGCTAGAAAACTCATGTGCTCCCAATGTTGTTATTTACACTGAGATGATAGATGGTCTGTGTAAAGATGGAAAGACAGATGAAGCCTATAAACTTATGCTTTTGATGGAAGAAAAGGGGTGTCATCCAAATGTTGTGACTTATACTGCGATGATTGATGGCTTTGGGAAAGCATGCAGAGTTGACAAATGCCTTGAGCTGTTGCAGCAAATGTGTTCCAAGGGTTGTGCTCCAAATTTTGTCACCTATAGGGTTTTGATAAATCACTGTTGTGCTGCTGGCCTTTTAGATGAGGCTCATAGACTTTTAGAAGAGATGAAACAGACATACTGGCCAAAGCACATAGCAATATATCGTAAGGTTATTGAAGGTTTTAGCCGTGAATTCATAGCTTCTCTTGGTCTTTTAGTTGAGATGACTGAGTGTGATTCAGTGCCAATTTTGCCAGTTTATAAAATTCTGATTGATAATTTTATCAAGGCTGGAAGACTGGAAGTGGCTCTAGAACTGCATGCGGAGCTCtcatcattttcttctttttcagcTGCTTACAGGAATACATATTTCTCGTTAATTAAAAGCCTTTCACTTGCATGTAAAGTTGATGAGGCTTTTAAGGTGTACGCAGACATGATTAGGAGTGGCCATGTTCCAGAGCTAAGCATATTAGTTCATCTTATCAAGGGACTCCTTAGAGTTGGCAAGTGGGAAGAGGCACTGCAACTGTCAGATGGCATATGTCGGATG GATATCCATTGGATTCAAGAAAAACAAGCAGCTGATGCTAATTAG